The Leclercia sp. S52 genome has a segment encoding these proteins:
- a CDS encoding cytochrome-c peroxidase: protein MKIITRIAALCAAGAVVCYLGLSGYVWYHDKARIQESDVQLSAIKENNQILSLFREKGCDYCHTPSAALPFYASLPVAKQLMEYDTRLGYKSFNLEAVRSALINDRAVSQSDLNKIEWVMQHNTMPPTRYVALHWAGKMDDDEQVLILNWIKKQRESHYASPDMAAARRNEPVQPVPKFLPVEEQKVALGFRLYHDTRLSGDSTISCASCHSLNAGGVDGRQTSRGVNGAIGPINAPTVFNATFNLEQFWDGRAADLQKQAGGPPLNPIEMASKSWDEIVAKLDTDPVLKTAFETVYPQGFNGDTITDAIAEYEKTLITPDAPFDKWLRGDENALTAQQKHGYALFKENKCATCHGGVILGGRSFEPLGLKKEYDFGELTAADIGRMNVTKEVRDRLRQKVPGLRNVALTAPYFHRGDVPSLDEAVKLMLRYQVGTSLPQNEVDDIVAFLDSLTGVYTPYQPASR, encoded by the coding sequence ATGAAAATAATAACGCGAATTGCCGCCCTGTGCGCCGCAGGGGCGGTGGTCTGTTATCTGGGATTATCAGGCTACGTCTGGTATCACGATAAAGCCCGTATTCAGGAAAGTGATGTTCAGCTTTCAGCAATAAAAGAAAATAATCAAATTCTGAGCCTGTTCCGGGAAAAGGGGTGCGATTATTGCCATACCCCTTCCGCCGCCTTACCTTTTTATGCCTCGCTCCCCGTTGCCAAACAGCTGATGGAATATGACACCCGCCTCGGCTATAAATCTTTTAACCTCGAAGCGGTGCGCAGCGCGTTAATTAATGACCGCGCCGTCTCGCAAAGCGATTTAAATAAAATCGAATGGGTGATGCAGCATAACACCATGCCGCCGACGCGCTACGTTGCGCTGCACTGGGCCGGAAAAATGGATGACGATGAGCAGGTACTGATCCTCAACTGGATTAAGAAGCAGCGCGAAAGCCATTACGCCAGCCCGGACATGGCCGCCGCCCGTCGCAATGAGCCGGTGCAGCCGGTACCGAAATTCTTACCGGTGGAGGAGCAGAAGGTCGCGCTCGGCTTCCGCCTCTATCACGATACCCGCCTCTCCGGGGACAGCACAATCTCCTGCGCCAGCTGCCATTCGCTGAACGCGGGCGGCGTGGATGGCCGACAAACCTCGCGGGGAGTCAACGGCGCCATTGGGCCGATCAACGCCCCGACGGTGTTTAACGCCACCTTTAACCTCGAGCAGTTCTGGGACGGTCGCGCCGCCGATCTGCAAAAACAGGCCGGTGGTCCGCCGCTGAACCCGATTGAGATGGCTTCGAAATCCTGGGATGAGATCGTCGCCAAACTGGATACCGATCCGGTGCTGAAAACCGCCTTTGAGACGGTCTACCCGCAGGGCTTCAACGGCGACACCATCACCGATGCCATTGCCGAATATGAAAAAACGCTGATCACCCCCGATGCCCCCTTCGATAAGTGGCTGCGCGGAGATGAAAACGCCCTGACGGCGCAGCAGAAGCACGGCTATGCGCTGTTCAAGGAGAACAAATGCGCCACCTGCCACGGCGGGGTGATCCTCGGCGGGCGCTCGTTTGAACCGCTGGGGCTGAAAAAAGAGTATGACTTCGGGGAGCTGACCGCCGCCGATATCGGGCGCATGAACGTCACCAAAGAGGTACGTGACCGTCTGCGTCAGAAGGTGCCGGGCCTGCGCAACGTGGCCTTAACCGCGCCGTACTTCCACCGTGGGGATGTGCCGTCCCTCGACGAGGCGGTGAAGCTGATGCTG